Genomic DNA from Mustelus asterias unplaced genomic scaffold, sMusAst1.hap1.1 HAP1_SCAFFOLD_4039, whole genome shotgun sequence:
GCTGAAGCATCAttccatcctcctcacagctcaccctcccaccagaCTTtgcttcatctgcaaatttgaagataacacattcagtttcctcttccaaatcattaatatataatgtgaacagttggggtcctcgcacagatccctgcggaaccccactaatcactgactgccaatcagaaaaagacccatttatgccaaccctttgcttcctatctactaaccagctttctatccatctcaagacattacctgcaaacccatgtgctttaactttacaaggtagtctgttatgtgagaccttgtcgaaagtcttttgaaagtctaaataaaccacatccactggttctccttggtcaactcgactagttacatcctcaaagaattccaatagatttgtcaagcatgatttcccttttgtaaatccacgctgactttgtctgattataccactgccttccgaatgctgagttatgaaatccttgataatgaacTCTCGCAACCTCCCCAGTAccagctcactggtctatagttccctgttttctctctacctccctttttgaaaagcaggcttacattaactaccctccaatctgtagcaaccagtccagagtccaaagaattttggaaaataactaccaatggatctactattttcagagccactttcttaagtactctgggatgaagattatcaggacctggagatttatccacctcaatcccatcaatttcccccaaaccatttctccTCTAATGCTGAttcccttcagctcctcactaaaacttgtttctctcagaacttcagcTTGAGCCTGATTAGCCAAGGCATTGCCCAATAAATGGTTTTGTTTGTTCAACCTTTTGTCCAATGCACCTGCCGCCAACAAACTGTTCCCCAGCAGAGTCACTGCTTTTATACAGAGCAAACGTACTTCTGGGTGACTTGATAATTCCCATTACTACTTGTGGAGGGGCAGTTAGTCTCTTCTCAACTGGATTTAACTCGGGTTCCAAAGCCAATGGGTAACTATTTGAAATAGAGTCACTGTGCATGATGGGCAcaagcaaaatcccacaaacaagAGATTGTTGAGagagaaatattggccaggattatATTTCCAACTCCTTTTTGAATGATAGATGTGATCCTTTATGCCCACCTCAACAGATTGAATGTCTCCTCCAAGATTTGGTCTCACAAGTGATGCTGCAGGCCATCAAGATTGTATTGAAGTATCAGCCTAGATAATACTCTCAAGCACAGCTTTCTGATTCAGCAAGAATGCTACAAATTCAGCTAAGCTGCAAATGGGAGATGTGAACACAGGCCGCACAGGGAAATTTAATCTCATACTTTCAGTGGAAGCAGGCTGTTCCAGTGCTGACATCCGGACTATATGATTCCAACCTCACATCTCTGCAAGTAAAACAAGGGCAAAAAGCCTCCGTCCTAAATGTGCAGACAGAGTGACTTTCTGGCAGCAAGCTATGAGAGCAGCCACAAAGTCTGATAGATTTATAATTTACAGATTAAAAACACAATTCCTTGTGCCAATCAGTTGTGTTCGTGGTGGATTATTACAGAAGTCATACATACATGCGAGTGAACAAACAGCATTATCAGGAAAGATACCTTTGGCGATAGGCATTGAAGAGATGATCTTCAATGAATAAAATCACCCATTTTACTCTCTTTTCTGGTAGCTCTGAATGTTTGTGCACTCACCATCATGAACTGGTGACTGCTGCAAGTATAAATCTCCTGGATACCTGAATTCTGTACACTGACCAATCCTTCCTCTTTGCAGCCAGTTACTGTTGGATATCGCAACAAGTCAACTTTCTCTGTGAACAGAGGGCCTGATGGCAATCCCAAAACGGTCGGGCATTACATTGGAACTGGTAAAGGTGAGCAGTGACTGTGTTGTTTTGTGTTTGGCAATTGTATCATCATTGACTTGAACGTGCTTGAGGTTATGTTACCTGTAGTATCTAGTCCATTGTTACCTTGACACTTCAGTGTCTAAAACTACAGGCTGGTACAGCACTGAATCCTGTGAACAAGGgtggccaattttggatccagttcACCACATACTTttgtatcccatgggcttttacttttctgaTTAGTTTACCAGattggaccttgtcaaatgccttactaataTCCATGTAACATCCACCAGCATTCACTGCACGGCCCTCAcaaatcctccttgttacttcctcaaaaaaatcaattaaGTTAGGAAGACATGACTTTTCCTTAACAAAACTATGCTGATGATCCCTGATTAATCCTCGCTTTACTAAGTGATGATCACCCTGGCCCTCGAAATTGATTCTAATAATTTGTTCaccactgaagtcagactgaCCAGCCTATAATTATTTGACCTATCCCTCGCACGTGAGCTGTGAGCTTGGGGTTTCCTTATGTTTCTCTCCCACCTCTGATATGCACATGCTTTTGCAGGAGGCTGCTGTATTAATTGgttgtccaacaggcttatttgatagcaaatgccacgagctttcggagcgctgctccttcgtcaggtgagtgggagatctgttcacaaacagggcatataaagacacaaactcaatttacagcataatgattggaatgcgagtctttacagctaatcaagccttaaaggtacagacaaggtgagtggagagagcattaagcacaggttaaagagatgtgtgttgtatccagacaggacagttagtgagattttgcaagtccaggcaagtcgtgggggttacagatagtgtgacataaacccaacatcctggtttaggccgtcctcatgtgtgcggaactgggctatcagtctctgctcagcaactctgcgttgtcgtgtgtcgtgaaggccgccttggagaacgcttacccgaagatcagaggccgaatgcccgtgaccgctgaagtgttccccaacaggaagagaacagtcttgcctggtgatagttgagcggtgttcattcatccgttgtcgtagcgcctgcatggtttccccaatgtaccatgcctcgggacagacgctacgacaacagatgaatgaacactgctcattgacgtgcGCGCGGGCGTCGCATCGACGCGCGGGCACCCAGTGTGGGTGCCCAGGGGGTGGGCACCTCGCCTCGCCTTcaccttctgtagggattctatgacacatcTCTCTCATGTTCTCACACACGTGCCTCGTGTTGACGCAGACGACTGGTCTGTCTTCGCGCTCACACCCCCCTTTCTCGAGGCAGCCAGGCCCCCCCCCTTTCCCGAGACCAGACTCATTGCCAGGTGTAgctcagtgtcagattttgtATGATAATTGTACGAAGTGCCTTGATATAGATGTTTCTATTCTTTGCAGGGAGAAATATTGTTTGTACCCATTCAGACCATCTGGTGAACATGCCTGAGAAACACAAGCAAGTAGCCAGAGTAAGTCAAGTTCCTATGATAACTTCAAGTCCCTTTTGATTGGAAAATGCACTGTTAGTGAGATGAATTTCTAAACTTAGAACTGATCGTTTGTCATTGGCCAAGAAGAGgtaatggcatagtggtaatgtcattggtctagtaatccagaggcccagactaatgctctgggacacgggttcaaatctcaccatgagagctgttggaatttaaattcaattgattaatAAAAATCTCAAATTGAAAAGCTAGCCTTAGTAATGACAATCCTAAATCTATCGGTGATAATAAaaactcctttagggaagggaatctgctgtccttacctggtctctgGCTGATATGAGTCCAGACCCACAATATTGTGGCTACCTTGGAAATGGTCtgccaagccattcagttgtaccaAACCACTCCCGAACAGTCCCAACAGATTGTGGTGGTTCAATACGGTGGCTCATCACGACctgaagggaaattagagataagtcagtgatgcccacatcccatgaaaggattttATTTGTCAGAGCAATAGCCAAGGCAGATCAGAAGGACCTCCTGTTCAGCCCCTGATTTGCAGCAAATAAACTGACTACAGCCAATGTGGCAGTATAATTCACCTTGGCATAGCTTAAGTGGACAGGGTTTCTGTGACCAaattactcatgatgtggagatgccggcgttggactggggtaaacacagtaagaagcccctTTCAcattcacattccaatcattattcatgtaaattgagtttgtgtctttgtgccctgtttgtaatcagcactcccacccacctgacgaagggacagcctgttccgaaagctagtggcttttgctaccaaataaacctgttggactttaacctggtgttgttagacttcttacaaatTACTCATGTCAGAGGAATGTCTGATGCAGTCAAAGGTCTCAGTGAGGTTTACTGACATACAAGTGATCAGCTTTCGACCTTGACACTGGAGACCACTGTCATTCCTCTCGGAAGGGAGGAAGAAAACATGGTTAGAAAAGTGTTGCTGCTTTAATTGATTTGTACTCTTTTTCACCACCTCATAGGATTATGAGCAGTTTATCCGGCATTCTCCACTGGACCCCTGCATCCtatttcacaaaggaggacactggCGGGAAATCACAATCCGCACAAACAGGAGGGGGGATACGATGGCCATTGTCTACTTCCATCCTCAGGACCTGGTGAAGGTACTGTTCAGCCATGTTTGATTTGTTTCTGAGAACAACAGCAGTTGCGTTGGTTGAATCTGATCATTTATACATACCGCACATTGCAGACTCCCTCATGCAGCAGAATGTAATTTCCCAGGTGTAGTTTGGCACCAACAGACACTATTGTAGGAGATTATCATCTAATACCCTGTGACTACCAGAGCCAACTTTTAATTTCTTCTCTCTGTAAGGAGATACTTATGAAAATAAAGataaaaattgcatttatatagcaccttttatcaCATCAAGCCATCCTAAACTGCTTTGCAACCGGCAAAGTGCTTTTTGAAGTGTGGCCTCTTGTTTTTGTCAGAAAGACAGCAGCTGTTTTGGACAAAGTAGggcccagaaacagcaatgtgatagtgtTCATATCTCTTCTAGTGAagttggttgaggggtaaatgcCAAGCAggaaaagaggaacattttctttgAATAGTGCAGGACATTTTTTTTACACCCACCTGAAAGCTATCAGTTCATGAACACCACAttgaagaactccctcagcactgcattcgaatgtcagcttggattttgtgcTCCAGTCTCAGGGGCTGGGGTTTGAATCTAGATGTTCTGACAAAGGTATGAGTGATACCATTGACAGCCTGATCTGTACCTCAGCCTCAGGCATTTCCAACAATATAGTAATTTTTTTCTATTGAACTATTTTTACAGTTTGTGCAATTCATATTGGGCATGATGTTTCTGCGATTTCAGTTTGGAAATTTGATTTAGCTCTTATTCAAACTAGCCGCAGCCAACACGTGAACTGATGGTGAATTGGGAAGGGGCCCATTCTTGACTTTATATAAAACTGTCAAAGTAGTAGTAAGCCCACAGAAAGACATGACCTTTTTGCCTGCATTGCTGTCTGCAGTACTCTTGATCCAAACCCTCCTCTCTTGTGGTTTCTAAAAGAAGTCACGATTTCTGATTTTTGTCCATTCCCATGTGCCTAACTATTGATTGAGAACTAAAAGGTGAGTTGTTGCTATCTTTAGCTTATTTATTGAGCAGGTTTGGTCGAATTCAATGAATGTAATGAGTTCAATATTTAGATGTTCCATTGGGGAGGGAATTATGGATCAAGGAGGAAGATATGTTCTTGTAGAATTTTATTTGTTTGATTTTTACAGGAGGAAATTAGCAAACATCAGAAATCACTGGTGGAATATTTTACCATTGGACCGGGAGCTGCATGTGAATTGACCTCCCTATACTTTCAAGAGAGGTATTTGTTCTATCTAAACATTGCTAATGCTGATAAGCTGCTTGTTCTCAAGTTTGACTTTCGATTAGAGTTCCAACCCAtcattaaattattttttttggTTATCAATCTACTCAGTGTTGTCACGAGTCCTGTCAGCCCAGTTCTGGGTAGACATTGGTCTCTGAAACAGAGCAACCTGAAGTCTCAGAACAACTCTTGTTGGATGTTGCGACAATTACAGCTGGTGTGGGAGATCGTGTTGTACTGAGCCATTAGGGCCACCCAGCAAAATTGTTGTATGGTCAGGGTTGGCAAAAAAATCTGTTTAAGAATTAAACTGAAGTTTCCAAGGATAAGGGCAGATAGATCTGATCATTCACTGTAAAGAAGTTGTAATCATGTCGTGCTCACATGGTGAGTGAGATACCTGCGCATTACATTGGTCTGAACTGTAAATGTGGATTGTAAAGTTGGGTTAACATTTTGCAGTTTCACTCAATTGCTACTGGAGAGTGGGGAGAAAACTTCACTGAGTTTTATCTTCTGCAAGATTTATCAATGGTAGTTGCCACCTCAGCGAACTAAGCTATAGTCAAGGATGAGATATCTTTGAAGTACGGACACCTCTTGTAATGTGATAATAGACAACAAAAGATGTTGCAAGGAACCTCCTATTACTTTTGCTGAACTGAGTCGCAATGTGCCTATCCCTTCATTTTCCCAACTTTCTGTTACATTATTCTTGCTTTTATCCTTTAGCTAAAAGGCTATTGCATCAGTCAAGCTCCATAACCTTTACCATTAGCTCAGCATACCAAACACTAGTGGTCTTGTGGCACTGGGGTACAGAGGTGAGATGGTGAAAAGGCTACAGTGGAGCCCAGGACAAAACATAACTGCCTTGCCTCCTTGCATGTACAGAATAGCTAAACATACAGCTGTCAAACATGTAGATGTATCTATAAGTGGGGCAGGCTTATGCTTTAATCTGAAAACTATGACGAGAGTTGGTACCTAGGcaacatggcagctaatttgcaaATAGCAAAATCCTATAAACACTAGTGAGATAAGCTGCTTTTAATGATGTTAGATTAGAGAGAGATTTTGGCCTGGACACTGAATTGGACCATGGGATGTTTCAAACCATCCGAGATAGCGGACAAGACCTCAGCTTAATGCCTCATTTAAAAGCCAGGACTCGCAATTGTCACTGATTTATAGAGAAAGTAGGTTTGGGGGCTTCATACCTTTCTTAATCCTTATCTCCTTTTTCTCGAATGTGTAGATTCTTTTTGTAATGGTGTGTGTTTTCACTGATAGCACAATGACCCGCTGCCTCCATGAGGAGTCACCCTATCAGCTCCTCTATGGCGTTCCCTATATCTTCGAGGAGGTATTGGGCCTGACCTTCCGAATCTCTCCAGATGCCTTCTTCCAGGTGAATACTGAAGGAGCAGAGGTCCTTTATCAAACTGTTTGTGATCTGATCAGGGCAGACAGTGACTCTGTAGTGCTCGATGTCTGCTGTGGTACAGGTATGTGAGATTATGGTGTGTCAAGATGTTGGACAATGATAGAAAAGTTTTATATTTTTCCTGTTTGTTTCATCTCTCACCTCTCAACTATCTCTGGTTAGGAAAGGACGGTGGCTCTTAATGGACGGACAATAATACTCTGCCTTTGTCCTATCAAGGAGTGTGGTTGACCCATgtgaaagtcccagtctattccttTCTCTCGCCATCTGGTCAAAGTTGATGAATCTGACCCTCCTGGAAGTGATATGTTGTCTGAGGCCCACTTGCCATATCCAGCCTCAGTAATTGTTTCATCTTGGGATGTCCAGTATTGCTTTTTCTCTCAAgagttctctttctttctcttccaaaAGGGCTGAACATCAATGTGGGTCATTTGTGGGGCCTCCACTGCCAAACCTGGTCCTGCGCTCGCATAGAATTCACATCCCATACGGCAGGCAATGTCACATACAGTCCAGCATGACACTGGACAGTGACTAGGGTCATGAATCCTGGATGATATTTtgcccactcgcctgatgaaggagcagcactccaaaagctcatgagtccaaataaatctgttggactttaccctggtgttgtgaggcttcttgctgtgcccaccccagtccaatgctggcatctccacatcatgatattttTCCTGTAGCTCATGAATATGGAGAGCAATTGGCCCAGACACACTGCAGAGTTCAAAGATGCAAAAGCGTGACCCTCCTTATCTATGTTTTGGTGTGGCATTTGGCCACTGAGATATCCTTTGAAAATATTCAGATTTTGTAATTGATTTCCAAATCCTGTTTTGGACACTATGATAAACTGCTATTTTCTATTAATTCTGATTATTATTAATTGAGGTTGTCCGTCAAAACTTGATTTGTTAAAAAAAGTGACAATTACCGCCTAAATGGATCCAAAATGCAACATTTTTGGACTCTGAGATATTTTCATCTTCCTCTGATTGTCCCACATTATAACTGTTCCTAACTGAGAGGCAGCCTGTTCCCAGGCCTCGGAATGTCAGTCTCGTTCTGAAATTAGCCCGAGAACAGGCAAGACTGACCTGCCTTCCAGGTTCTTCCCTTCTTGAGAGGTAGGTGTTGCTGAATATTGCTCTATCTGTCAGCCTGGCCGAGGGTGAAGCTACTCGCCATGGAGAAGCATGAGTGAAAAGTGCTATCCTGCCATAAACTGGCTAATGGTATTGGAATTATGACCTTGTTCTTCAGTTTTCTGTCTGAAGGCAGGTCTGACCCACAGTGCCATGACCTGCCCACAAGTGGAGaaaggaggcaggtcccaaatcCACCCTGACCGGAACAGGGATTGACTCAAGTTGTTGGGACCACTCTGATCCACATCAGC
This window encodes:
- the LOC144490925 gene encoding tRNA (uracil-5-)-methyltransferase homolog B-like, coding for MSAASLTRLLGIVPRLISHQLFCFHTSQRCCKNVTFGQILGSTTATKQEIVRKHSAKRRKSGKTATSPSTNITWEERLADTVTPLWRMNYEEQLQIKYEAQKRTLQFLTTSITNCSGTDGVCCPLHSTLPSPVTVGYRNKSTFSVNRGPDGNPKTVGHYIGTGKGRNIVCTHSDHLVNMPEKHKQVARDYEQFIRHSPLDPCILFHKGGHWREITIRTNRRGDTMAIVYFHPQDLVKEEISKHQKSLVEYFTIGPGAACELTSLYFQESTMTRCLHEESPYQLLYGVPYIFEEVLGLTFRISPDAFFQVNTEGAEVLYQTVCDLIRADSDSVVLDVCCGT